One segment of Carya illinoinensis cultivar Pawnee chromosome 13, C.illinoinensisPawnee_v1, whole genome shotgun sequence DNA contains the following:
- the LOC122292544 gene encoding RNA helicase aquarius gives MTKVYGTGAYDFKRHRVAEYPVETQADKPAEAKPGAALPSTITLSEIQRDRLTKIAAANWSKAGGGSKPDKQFDPELVKEIYETELLVKGGRKPVPLQRVMILEVSQYLENYLWPNFDPETATFEHVMSMIIMVNEKFRENVAAWVCFYDRKDVFKGFLERVLRLKEGRELSIAEKTNYLVFMINAFQSLEDEVVSETVLRLASLQSWHGLSYGRFQMELCLNTDLIKKWKRMTKREAKEATKQGELFNPTTKLEVKFLRKFIEEFLEVLDSGVFPQQQSIKDDDVVDATGLKHVDDACVLYCERFMEFLIDLLSQLPTRRYLRPLVADVAVVAKCHLSALYQHEKGKLFAQLVDLLQFYEKFEINDHVGTQLTDDEVLQSHYDRFQSFQLLAFKKIPKLRELALANVGAIHKRADLSKKLSVLSPGELKDLICCKLKLISDEDPWSERVDFLIEVMVSFFEKQQSQKEAINALPLYPNEQIMWDESLVPSINYSGEGCLALPKLNLQFLTLHDYLLRNFNLFRLESTYEIREDIQEAVPHLLAYINNEGDTSFRGWSRMAVPIKEFKITAVKQPNIGEVKPSSVTAEVTFSISSYRAQIRSEWNALKEHDVLFLLSIRPSFEPLTAEEAAKASVPQRLGLQYVRGCEIIEVRDEEGTLMNDFTGRIKRDEWKPPKGELRTVTVALDTAQYHMDVSNIAEKGADDVYGTFHILMRRKPKENNFKAILESIRDLMNEYCIVPDWLHNIFLGYGNPSAAQWTNMPDILETVDFKDTFLDADHLKESFPDYQVCFINPDGSENLRPRPPFRINLPRMLKGGIHALPGNKMSAIGSANDANKEKEELTVEAYTAPDPGPYPQDQPKQNSVRFTPTQIGAIISGIQPGLTMVVGPPGTGKTDTAVQILNVLYHNCPSQRTLIITHSNQALNDLFEKIMQRDVPARYLLRLGQGEQELATDLDFSRQGRVNAMLVRRLELLSEVERLARSLQLPEDVGYTCETAGYFWLLHVYSRWEQFLAACAENEDKPTFIKDRFPFKEYFSNTPHQVLTGDSFEKDMRAAKGCFRHLKTMFQELEECRAFELLKSTADRANYLMTKQAKIVAMTCTHAALKRKDFLQLGFKYDNLLMEESAQILEIETFIPMLLQRQEDGYARLKRCILIGDHHQLPPVVKNMAFQKYSHMDQSLFTRFVRLGIPYIELNAQGRARPSIAKLYNWRYRDLGDLPYVKKESIFHRANAGFSYDYQLIDVPDYLGRGETAPSPWFYQNEGEAEYVVSIYMYMRLLGYPANKISILTTYNGQKLLIRDVINRRCVPYDFIGPPSKVTTVDKFQGQQNDFILLSLVRTRFVGHLRDVRRLVVAMSRARLGLYVFCRRSLFEQCYELQPTFQLLLQRPDHLALNLNEITSYTERHVEDTGPIHLVSSVDEMISIFNWRYQEQYTRHQFDPYMAYPGAHEMQNGQQNSTPMYHSVDTDIPKAANGAAKDMPDESSMEEDKKMDGLINGQNGDVPTLNSNGEVDKEVSRDDESDPLPESNSNEGTTMEE, from the exons GAAAGGTGGGAGAAAGCCCGTTCCGTTGCAGAGGGTGATGATCCTGGAGGTCAGCCAGTATCTGGAGAACTATCTATGGCCGAATTTTGACCCCGAAACAGCGACCTTCGAGCACGTGATGTCGATGATAATCATGGTCAATGAGAAG TTTCGAGAGAACGTGGCTGcttgggtatgcttttatgatCGGAAAGATGTGTTCAAGGGATTCCTTGAGCGAGTTCTTCGGCTGAAGGAG GGAAGAGAATTAAGCATAGCAGAGAAGACAAATTACTTGGTCTTCATGATCAATGCATTTCAG AGTTTGGAAGATGAGGTTGTTAGCGAGACTGTTTTGAGATTAGCAAGTTTGCAATCCTGGCATGGCCTGTCATATGGCCGTTTTCAG ATGGAACTTTGTCTTAATACGGATCTgataaagaaatggaaaagaatGACAAAGAGAGAGGCTAAGGAGGCGACAAAGCAAGGGGAGCTTTTTAACCCCACAACCAAGCTTGAAgtgaaattcttgagaaaatttatTGAAGAATTTCTGGAG GTACTTGATTCAGGGGTTTTCCCCCAGCAACAGTCCATTAAAGATGATGACGTGGTTGATGCTACTGGATTGAAGCACGTTGATGATGCCTGTGTTTTGTACTGTGAGAGGTTTATGGAATTTCTTATTGATCTTTTGAGCCAACTGCCAACAAGAAG GTACTTGAGGCCTCTTGTTGCCGATGTTGCTGTTGTTGCCAAGTGCCATTTAAGTGCTCTCTATCAACATGAGAAGGGGAAACTCTTTGCACAATTGGTCGATTTGCTTCAGTTCTATGAGAAATTTGAGATTAATGATCATGTTGGTACACAACTGACAGATGATGAGGTGCTCCAGTCTCATTATGACCGCTTTCAATCTTTTCAGCTTCTTGCATTTAAGAAGATTCCCAAG TTGCGAGAGCTTGCATTGGCTAACGTTGGTGCCATTCACAAGCGTGCTGATCTTTCTAAGAAGTTGTCCGTGCTTTCTCCTGGAGAGTTGAAGGATTTGATTTGCTGCAAG CTCAAGCTGATCTCAGATGAAGACCCCTGGTCAGAAAGGGTTGATTTTCTGATTGAAGTCATGGTTTCCTTTTTCGAGAAACAACAATCTCAAAAAGAAGCTATAAATGCTCTCCCACTTTACCCAAACGAGCAGATTATGTGGGATGAAAGCCTTGTACCAAGCATAAATTACTCAGGCGAAGGTTGCCTGGCTCTTCCTAAGCTTAATTTACAATTCCTAACACTTCATGATTATCTTCTGAGAAATTTCAATCTCTTCCGTCTCGAATCAACGTATGAGATCCGTGAGGATATTCAGGAAGCTGTACCCCATCTCCTTGCTTATATTAATAATGAAGGAGACACTTCTTTTCGTGGTTGGTCAAGAATGGCTGTGCCAATTAAAGAATTTAAGATCACTGCAGTAAAGCAGCCAAACATTGGAGAAGTCAAGCCATCATCTGTTACTGCAGAAGTCACTTTTAGTATTTCCAGTTATAGAGCACAGATAAGATCAGAATGGAATGCCCTTAAAGAGCATGATGTTCTATTTTTACTTTCTATTCGCCCTTCATTTGAGCCTCTAACTGCAGAAGAAGCTGCCAAGGCAAGTGTGCCACAAAGGCTTGGCCTTCAATATGTGAGGGGATGTGAGATTATTGAGGTTCGTGATGAGGAGGGAACTCTCATGAATGATTTCACAGGAAGAATTAAACGAGATGAGTGGAAGCCACCAAAAGGGGAACTGAGAACTGTAACTGTTGCTTTAGATACAGCACAATACCACATGGATGTCAGCAATATTGCAGAGAAAGGCGCAGATGATGTTTATGGGACATTTCATATATTGATGAGAAGGAAGCCTAAAGAAAACAACTTCAAAGCTATTTTAGAATCCATAAGAGATCttatgaatgaatattgtattgtTCCTGACTGGCTACACAACATTTTTTTGGGCTATGGGAATCCTTCTGCAGCGCAATGGACTAATATGCCTGATATTTTGGAAACAGTAGATTTCAAAGATACTTTTCTTGATGCTGACCATTTGAAAGAGAGTTTTCCAGATTATCAG GTCTGTTTTATAAATCCAGATGGGAGTGAAAATTTGCGTCCGAGGCCTCCTTTCCGAATTAATCTTCCCAGGATGCTGAAAGGTGGCATTCATGCCCTCCCAGGGAACAAGATGTCTGCCATTGGTTCAGCAAATGATGCCAATAAGGAGAAAGAAGAACTCACTGTTGAGGCGTACACTGCTCCTGATCCAGGTCCTTATCCTCAGGATCAGCCAAAACAGAACTCAGTTAGATTTACACCTACACAG ATTGGAGCAATCATCTCTGGTATTCAGCCTGGACTGACAATGGTCGTGGGTCCACCTGGTACAGGAAAGACTGATACAGCTGTACAAATCCTGAATGTTCTTTATCACAATTGTCCTTCTCAGCGAACATTAATTATTACTCACTCAAATCAGGCTCTGAATGATCTTTTTGAGAAGATAATGCAG AGGGATGTACCTGCACGATATCTTCTTCGACTTGGTCAAGGTGAGCAAGAGCTAGCGACCGATCTCGACTTCAGCAGGCAAGGCCGTGTAAATGCAATGCTTGTTCGACGGTTAGAATTGCTTAGTGAAGTGGAGAGGCTGGCAAGATCTCTCCAACTGCCTGAGGATGTAGGTTATACTTGTGAAACAGCTGGATACTTTTGGTTGCTTCATGTATACTCGCGCTGGGAACAATTCCTGGCTGCTTGTgcagaaaatgaagataaaccAACATTTATTAAAGACCGCTTCCCCTTTAAGGAGTATTTCTCCAACACACCACATCAGGTTCTTAccggtgattcatttgagaaaGACATGAGAGCAGCGAAGGGGTGCTTTCGCCATCTTAAGACTATGTTTCAAGAGCTTGAAGAGTGTAGGGCATTTGAATTGCTCAAGTCAACTGCTGACCGTGCGAATTATCTGATGACCAAGCAAGCAAAGATTGTTGCAATGACTTGCACTCATGCAGCTCTAAAGAGGAAAGATTTTCTTCAGTTAGGTTTTAAGTATGACAATTTGTTGATGGAAGAAAGTGCACAAATATTGGAGATTGAGACCTTTATCCCGATGTTGCTTCAGAGGCAAGAAGATGGTTATGCACGACTTAAACGCTGCATTCTGATTGGCGATCATCACCAGTTGCCTCCAGTTGTGAAGAATATGGCTTTCCAGAAGTACAGTCACATGGATCAGAGCCTATTTACAAGGTTTGTTCGTCTGGGCATTCCTTACATTGAGCTCAATGCCCAGGGTAGAGCTAGGCCAAGTATTGCCAAACTTTATAACTGGAGGTACAGGGATTTGGGAGACCTTCCTTATGTAAAGAAGGAATCAATCTTTCATAGAGCAAATGCTGGCTTCTCCTATGATTATCAGTTAATTGATGTGCCCGATTACCTTGGGAGGGGAGAGACTGCCCCTTCTCCTTGGTTCTATCAAAACGAGGGAGAAGCTGAATATGTTGTCAGTATCTATATGTACATGCGATTGCTAGGTTACCCTGCTAATAAGATATCCATCTTGACGACATACAATGGCCAGAAACTTTTGATCCGTGATGTTATCAATAGAAGATGTGTTCCATATGATTTCATCGGTCCACCCAGCAAG gTTACAACTGTTGATAAGTTTCAAGGTCAGCAGAATGATTTTATATTGCTGTCTCTTGTGCGCACTCGCTTTGTTGGTCACCTTCGTGATGTTAGAAGATTGGTTGTTGCCATGTCTCGTGCCCGACTTGGTCTGTATGTGTTTTGCCGCCGTTCTCTGTTTGAACAATGCTATGAATTGCAGCCTACATTTCAACTTCTGCTTCAGAGACCTGACCACCTTGCCCTTAATTTGAATGAGATCACGTCATATACAGAACGCCATGTTGAGGATACTGGACCTATCCATCTTGTCAGCAGTGTTGATGAGATGATTAGCATTTTTAACTGGAGGTATCAG GAACAGTACACGAGGCACCAATTTGATCCTTATATGGCCTACCCGGGTGCACATGAGATGCAAAATGGCCAACAGAATTCAACACCCATGTATCATTCTGTGGACACTGATATACCTAAAGCTGCTAATGGCGCAGCCAAGGATATGCCAGATGAAAGCAGCATGGAAGAGGATAAAAAGATGGATGGCCTTATTAATGGCCAAAATGGGGATGTTCCGACTCTGAATTCAAATGGGGAGGTAGATAAGGAGGTTAGTAGAGACGATGAGAGTGACCCACTACCTGAAAGCAACTCAAATGAGGGAACCACAATGGAAGAGTAG
- the LOC122292548 gene encoding U-box domain-containing protein 44-like — MSHKEMNNIDSRSFSELMSELMAYADEVVSLSKESVTERETSTQFALLVGKFSPFLDELGGNNKFMERSTIRKAVESLERELKLSQALIQSPNPTSVKRVEEIIDNLGRSLGLLLFASLELCADFKDKIGELQKDLINARFTPNSSPTSSRRSEFVSELKVESEIIEERITLDIGDVALQLKYGNDEEFKFAVWGLNELIGSGNVSHEMISEEGIIPILFNRLGSSKQDNRSTVIQLIRRLASESADNKEKVADAEYLSMLVKSLTRDVEERREAVGLLLDLSDLTAVKRRLGRIQGCIVMLVAMLNGDDPVAAHNAGKLLNALSSNTQNALHMAEAGYFKPLVQYLKEGSDMSKILMATALSRMEITDQCRASLGEDGAIEPLVKMFNSGKLESKLSALNALQNLSVLTENIQRLVHSGIVVPLLQLLFSVTSVLMTLREPASAILARIAQSESILVNQDVAQQMLSLLNLSSPVIQCHLLQALNSIYAHSSAAKVRRKMKESGAIQLLLPFLMESNTKIRSGALNLIYTLSKGLPEELTEQLGEAHIHIIVNIISSSSTSKNEQAAAVGILSNLPISDKKATDILKKEKLLPILVSIMSSNATSTPTTCWLMESVAGVLIRFTNPSDKKLQHLAVEHGVIPLLVKLLSSESPIAKCRAATSLAQLSQNTLSLRKSRKSRWLCVPPSADAFCEVHDGYCFVNSTFCLVKAGAISPLVQILEGNDRQADEAVLSALATLLQDEIWENGSNCIAKMSGIQAIIKVLESGNVKAQEKALWILERILRVDECREQHEESAQVVLIDLAQNGDPRLKPTVAKLLAQLELLQTQSSYF; from the exons ATGTCACATAAAGAAATGAACAATATCGATAGTAGAAGCTTTTCAGAGCTCATGTCGGAACTGATGGCGTATGCCGACGAGGTTGTCTCTCTGTCAAAAGAGTCTGTCACCGAAAGAGAGACTTCCACTCAGTTTGCACTGCTGGTTGGGAAATTTTCTCCATTTCTCGATGAACTAGGGGGCAATAATAAGTTCATGGAGAGGTCAACGATTCGAAAAGCAGTGGAATCCCTTGAGAGAGAGCTTAAACTCTCGCAGGCCTTGATCCAAAGTCCCAATCCGACATCTGTTAAGCGTGTGGAGGAAATAATTGATAATCTTGGGAGGTCGCTAGGCCTTTTGCTCTTTGCTAGTCTTGAACTATGTGCAGATTTTAAAGACAAGATTGGGGAGCTTCAAAAGGATTTGATTAATGCAAGGTTTACTCCGAATTCGAGTCCAACTTCCAGTCGGAGATCAGAGTTTGTTAGTGAGTTAAAAGTAGAGAGTGAAATTATTGAGGAGAGAATTACTCTTGATATTGGTGATGTTGCGTTGCAGCTTAAGTATGGCAATGATGAAGAATTTAAATTTGCGGTTTGGGGATTGAATGAGTTGATTGGAAGTGGAAACGTTAGTCATGAAATGATCAGTGAAGAAGGGATCATTCCAATTTTGTTTAATCGTTTAGGTTCAAGCAAGCAGGACAATAGATCGACTGTAATTCAATTAATACGAAGACTGGCTTCAGAGAGTGCTGACAACAAG GAGAAGGTGGCGGATGCTGAGTATTTATCAATGCTGGTGAAGTCTTTGACACGGGATGTGGAAGAAAGGAGGGAGGCTGTGGGGCTGTTGCTAGATCTCTCAGATCTCACAGCAGTTAAGCGGCGCCTCGGCAGAATTCAAGGTTGCATTGTTATGCTGGTTGCAATGCTAAATGGGGATGATCCTGTTGCTGCCCACAATGCAGGGAAGCTGTTAAATGCCCTTTCAAGTAATACTCAGAATGCGCTTCATATGGCCGAGGCCGGTTACTTCAAGCCATTAGTGCAGTACCTGAAGGAAG GTTCTGACATGAGTAAGATTCTCATGGCAACAGCACTCTCAAGAATGGAGATCACAGATCAGTGTAGAGCTTCCCTTGGAGAAGATGGGGCAATTGAACCCCTTGTTAAGATGTTCAATTCAGGGAAACTAGAATCTAAATTGTCAGCTTTGAATGCATTGCAAAATTTATCTGTCTTGACAGAAAACATCCAACGCTTGGTCCATTCAGGCATAGTGGTGCCTCTTCTTCAGCTTCTGTTTTCTGTGACTTCTGTGCTCATGACTCTTCGGGAGCCAGCGTCAGCAATTCTTGCAAGGATAGCTCAGTCAGAATCTATTCTTGTTAACCAAGATGTGGCTCAGCAGATGCTCTCACTTTTAAATCTTTCGAGTCCAGTAATTCAGTGTCATCTCTTACAAGCACTTAACAGCATTTATGCCCATTCAAGTGCGGCCAAAGTTAGAAGAAAGATGAAGGAAAGTGGTGCAATTCAACTTCTACTACCCTTTCTGATGGAAAGTAACACAAAAATCAGGAGTGGGGCCTTAAATTTGATTTACACACTCTCTAAAGGTTTACCAGAAGAGTTAACCGAACAGCTTGGAGAAGCCCATATTCACATCATTGTCAATATCAtctcatcatcatcaacttCCAAGAATGAACAAGCTGCAGCCGTTGGCATACTTAGCAATCTTCCCATTAGTGATAAAAAAGCAACAGATATACTTAAGAAGGAAAAACTGCTGCCTATTTTGGTCTCCATTATGAGTTCCAATGCAACTTCAACACCCACAACATGCTGGTTAATGGAGAGTGTTGCAGGTGTATTAATCAGGTTCACAAACCCTTCTGATAAGAAATTACAGCACCTCGCCGTGGAACACGGGGTTATTCCTCTGCTTGTGAAATTGCTCTCAAGTGAGTCACCAATTGCAAAATGCAGAGCTGCTACCTCGCTTGCTCAGTTATCACAAAATACACTCTCTCTTAGAAAGTCAAGAAAGTCTAGATGGTTGTGTGTTCCTCCTTCTGCAGACGCATTTTGTGAAGTTCATGATGGCTACTGCTTTGTTAACAGCACATTTTGTTTGGTCAAGGCAGGTGCTATATCCCCACTTGTCCAAATATTGGAAGGTAACGATAGGCAAGCAGACGAAGCTGTGCTCAGTGCCCTTGCAACCCTCTTGCAAGATGAGATTTGGGAGAATGGAAGCAATTGCATAGCAAAAATGTCAGGCATTCAAGCCATCATAAAAGTTTTAGAATCAGGGAACGTAAAGGCTCAGGAGAAAGCACTATGGATATTGGAGAGGATTTTAAGGGTGGACGAATGCAGAGAACAGCATGAGGAATCTGCTCAGGTGGTGCTTATCGATTTAGCACAGAATGGGGATCCTAGATTAAAACCAACAGTTGCAAAATTATTGGCGCAGCTTGAGCTCTTGCAGACTCAGTCTAGTTACTTTTGA